The Erigeron canadensis isolate Cc75 chromosome 1, C_canadensis_v1, whole genome shotgun sequence genome segment TAAGATGattggaaaagaaagaatggaagaatcaatttatttgtatgattttcatttttcgtccctcaagtagctattttttcacttttcgtccctcaagtagctatttttcacttttcgtccctctcTGTAAGGTataatgacattagtgccctcacgtgtatAGCACGTGCGTACATTAACGGATATTTTTTAACGttgtaaggccaaaggacgattattgaaaaaattggccaactttagggttaaaattgtaatttttaaagtttatagatcaaaagtgaaaaacgtgtcaacttcaatgacgaaaagtgtaatttactttaaatgatataattataagagttaattactgaaatggtacctcacgtttgcaccatattactggtttcataccttttcTTTCGAAATTatgctgatcatacccaacgtatgtaaatctccactcggaccatactggagggtaacgccgtcagctggccgttaaaacctcccccacgtgacttgcacgtgcggggtaaatatgtaatattgcgtttcctaattactgaaatggtacctaacgtttgcatgatattgctggtttcatacctatatgtttcttaattacttaaatggtacataatgtctagttattaattattttatatattttttaatttattttatttttcttttataaaaattcttcaaaacttgttataatttaatgaaaatagtcaaaatgcacctataatccattaaaaaataataccaaatagttatttcataacaaaatataagttttaaagttcacgaataaccaaaaatagtaataaagtatcataaaaataattttttttaaaaaaataaaattttcttttttaaaaatttcagaaataccgcaacggtaataACAGAAATATCtaggaataccagaaatatcagctggtatttacgggtattttaaacattgctttaagcttcgtgtcgcagtaaatactgacttgtatttatggtattaccattgcggtatttccggaattttttcaaaataaaaaattttcctcgcaaatttttttaaaattgctttttaatactttattgctatttttggttattcgtgaactttaaacttatattttgttatgaaatagctatttggtattatttttgagtggattataagtgtattctgactattttctttaaattgtaacaaattttggagaatttttataaaagaaaaataaaacaaattaataaaaataaataaattaataactaaacattaggtaccatttaagtaattaagaaacatataggtatgaaaccagcaatatcgtgcaaacgttaggtaccatttcagtaattaagaaacgcgatattacatatttatccctcacgtgcaagtcacgtgggggaggttttaacggccagctgacggcgttagccttctgtatggtccgagtggagatttgcatatgttgggtatgatcagcgtaatttcaaaagaaaaggtatgaaaccaataatatgacgcaaacgtaaaataccatttcagtaattaactctaattaTAATGTACTATAATTGTAAGTTGTCTAGAACTCTACATCATGTAATTTTTTGGGGCTATCAGACCTGAGTTTGACAATAGTTGGCATTCAACTATTCAAGTCAAGTCTTGTACTTTTCAAAGAAGGTTTTCATATCACTGTCATTTCAAAATAagtttatcatatttttataagttatctaAATTTGAAAACTTCTTTGGGTTAATTATGAACCAATCCATTTTGCGATTGTTAGCCAAGTCAAACTCTATTACAGTAAAACTTTTCTTCtgatgtttatgtttattaataaaCGTACTAGACTAGTTCCTAAATGTGTACAATGTAACTTTTTATCAACCAAAtctcaaatataataaaataatgaaaagtgTTGATCTGAAACTTGAATAACTCAACTATTTATGTAAATTAACATTTGTGTTCCTTATAAATACTTCATAAGACCaccacaagatagataacaAAATACAACACAAATAATTCATAGTGAGCAACTACTCATTTGGTAACCAACTATATGGAGAAGATGAATATTATCAGCTTGTtatctctctttgttaatttgCTCATTTTTTCGATCATCCCCAAATCTTCCGCTACAGATCTGTCACCAATTTATTATGATCGAGTGTGCCCTGATGCTCTACCGACCATCAAACGCGTTGTTGAGGACGCAATAGCCCAAGAACGTCGCATGGGTGCTTCTTTGTTACGTCTTCATTTTCATGATTGTTTTGTTAACGTAAGTACTATTTACAACTCCTAGCAACTTTACATATGATTCATTTATAACGACCAAAGTCGTtaactatttatatatcatgtacTCAGGGATGTGATGCTTCCATTCTATTGGATCAAACTTCAACGATCGATAGCGAGAAAAATGCAGCTCCAAATGCAAACTCAACTAGAGGTTTTGAAGTTATTGACCGAATCAAGTCTGAGGTGGACAAAGTTTGTGGTCGTCCCGTAGTATCTTGTGCTGATATCTTGACCGTTGCTGCTCGTGATTCTGTTGTTgcagtaagtatatatatatatatagtatttatactaatatttttgaaatgtaATGAAATATACAAGAATGTATATGTTATGTGATGAACTACTAaggtgttcattgtatgtaatcaacTCGTTATTCAGTTCATTTGATATTGTAGTAACGCCTACTTGGCTCCTACGTGGCAGAGCACGGTTACATAAAATGGATTGTATAACAATTTAATTGCATACCATGTTCATCACATAACATAAGTTCATTATATTCTGGGACACTAATCCTAATACATAAAATCAATCAATGTGTTCAAAGCAAAAACACATGATACTAagtttgtttaatatatttaacataTGTCGTGATTCTGTCGTTGCAATATGTACGCACAGTATGATATAAACATGTTCTTAAAAACCTACTCCCTAGCTCCGTCTTACTAAATGTGTATtgttacgagtatatattttgaaactctTTCTTTATCGACTTTGAccttaaaaatctttttgtatattatataatagttgatgaaaattatataagataaaaaaaacatttaaaattcaattaattcaaataactttcattaagttgaaattaataaaaaaaaaagactttgaaacTATAAAATAAGATACATTTAATGAGACAGAGTATAAAGacaatatttatacataaaatcTTGAACGTTTTAACATGTGTTATGCATGGTGTGTAGCTTGGTGGCCCTTCATGGAGAGTCAAGCTAGGAAGAAGAGACTCGACCACAGCTAGCCGAACCACAGCTGACACCAACATCCCTGCGCCGTTCATGGACTTACCAGCACTAGTCTCGAACTTTAAGAACCAAGGGCTCGACGAGGAAGACCTGGTTGTTCTCTCGGGTGCACACACCCTTGGGTTTGCTCAGTGTAGAACTTTTAGGGATCGTATTACTGATGACAACAACATTGATCAAGGCTTTGCTAGCCACCTTCGAACTATTTGTCCACAAGTTGGGGGCGACTCAACCCTCGCACCActtgacccaaccccaagctcaTTTGATGGGAGATACTTCAACAACTTGGTAAGTAAAAAAGGGCTTTTGAGATCAGATCAAGCATTGTTTAATGGTAATGATGGTGAAACTGATGAGCTTGTTGAGAAATACAATGAGAAACAACAAGAATTCTTTGAGGATTTTGCAAAGTCTATGATTAAAATGGGTGATATAAGTCCATTAACAGGAAATAGAGGTCAAGTGCGCTACAACTGCCGgaagattaattaaaatatcGCGAGCTACATGGCTTGATAATCTAAAGATTATGAATTTTTGCCTTATGTTAAAATTTCATTTGTAATTTCTTTATTCATTGGATGTATTgtataaagaaaaattaatgaatagttaagtgtttatgttattgttttaatGTTCTCTTTAAGATGATTTGGATTAAAAAATCTCAATGGTTGATTCTGATGTTTTATAATCGATATGTTAATATCAATGATTTTATTACAACCATTTATGCTATGACATATCAATTTAGTTGTTaaactaatatttatttttaacaacaaaaaagaTAGAAGTTTTATACAGAGTTAGGGGTGTTATCGAGTAGAGCCGAGACTCGGCTCGACTCAAACTATATTTGCTCGGCTCGTTAGCTCGACGAGCTTTCCGTGTGTAGGCTTGAGCTCGACTCGTTGTACCTACAATATGGCTTGAGCTCGGCTCGAAAAGGCTCGAGTTTGGCTTGTGTCTTTAAACATCGATcactcgagctcggctcgaaaagttggaaaatatatatcacttataacaaaatttatataaatagccCTTCTAAAATTAGAAAGTTActatttaagatatatatatatatatatatataaatatatacataatatatggaAAGCTCGATAAGTATTCAATTCGAGCTAAACTATGTAAAGCTCGAGTTCGACTCGATAATTATTTCGAGTCTAAATTTAGGGCTCAGGCTCAAGCTCAAGTTGCTTGAAAAAAGTTCGACTCGTTGGCTACagagtatattaaaaaaatggaaaatttcATACATATCCAATTTTAACaccttaattacatatatacccaactaaaattaaaaatttcatatttacccaacTTTAGTTAACATTGTATCATAACCACccatctctctatataactaagaaaggATACTTTTTTATTAGTTGACAATTATGAGAGAGTGccatgtaggatttttcattAGGTGTCAtacttaaattaatttcctaatttttttgcatttctttaaaaattatatttattctaatcatcattaatcaataataaaaaattaaaaagtaaaaaaaaacaataaatgatAATAAGACGGCTGCAATCTTAATGATCGGCTGCAATATATGTATAAGTAtgtactattattttatttaattattttaattaatattttcatgtatatCTCTTTAGATTGGAATTTTTTCTTCACCATTACAAAGTttgctttattattattattagtatatatattgagagattaaacattatttttattatttatttaagatTGTTTcacattaatatttaaattactctcatcttttaatattttgtatacTTTATGGCATCGATAAAAACTGTAAAACGTTGTAGCCTTTTACTCAAACAATGTATTCTTTTGACGTTTATAGATGTAATGATtaccatattatattatttatagtattgtataaattattattaatttcgtAATAATTTATGCTTGGCTTACCGTACATCGTATGGGGCTTAATctagttttattataaaatgaattaaaacCGTATATCGTACGGGGCTTGATctagttttattataaaatgaattaaaactATATTTACATCAACAAATTGTCAGTCTTTCcttttaagaataaataaaggAATACTGTAGTTTATTAGTCCTAACCAACAaccaaataaatattaatagaaTTACATAGTTTTTAAACAATCGATAAATAATGATAAGCACAATCGGTTTGTTATGTAGTTAAATATAATAGTGCATAGTACATAGAGAAGCTTATATGATGTAGAATTGTAGATCTTAATCAATTTAGGGGTGTTTTGATTTGGGTTTTGGGTCATGATCGATGAAATATTCTAACTTTATAGCAATTTGAGAATTGTggttatatttaaatataagtGTATTACTTAC includes the following:
- the LOC122585512 gene encoding cationic peroxidase 1-like gives rise to the protein MEKMNIISLLSLFVNLLIFSIIPKSSATDLSPIYYDRVCPDALPTIKRVVEDAIAQERRMGASLLRLHFHDCFVNGCDASILLDQTSTIDSEKNAAPNANSTRGFEVIDRIKSEVDKVCGRPVVSCADILTVAARDSVVALGGPSWRVKLGRRDSTTASRTTADTNIPAPFMDLPALVSNFKNQGLDEEDLVVLSGAHTLGFAQCRTFRDRITDDNNIDQGFASHLRTICPQVGGDSTLAPLDPTPSSFDGRYFNNLVSKKGLLRSDQALFNGNDGETDELVEKYNEKQQEFFEDFAKSMIKMGDISPLTGNRGQVRYNCRKIN